A window of Candidatus Palauibacter soopunensis contains these coding sequences:
- a CDS encoding dipeptidase encodes MRQIVRSHQALLPVLSLFLAPFLAFGCGEPADDPGTAAGEEASMDEAELERRAREIHESVLTIDTHDDIPYNFATPEVDPLNADRQVNLEKMRAGGLDVGFFIVYVGQTERTPENYEAAKQGAITKFEAIHRMANEMYPEQIGLAHTADDAERIHAEGRLVAAIGIENGYVIGTDLSLLERYHELGARYITLAHNGNNDIADSAQPNFAFGDTPEENGGISAFGEEVIAEMNRLGIMVDVSHISKAASLEAMELSEAPVIASHSGAHAVNAHPRNMDDEQLYALRENGGVIQAVALGAFVKSPPEEQQAEVTALRESIGFTSFSQMTDEQRVAFREGMAEIRSRYPAVDVADFVDHIDHAVNLIGIDYVGISSDFDGGGGIEGWSDASETLNVTIELVRRGYSEDEIRQLWGGNTLRIWRAAEEVAADLQQSGG; translated from the coding sequence ATGAGACAAATCGTACGCTCGCACCAAGCCCTCCTTCCCGTCCTGTCCCTTTTCCTCGCCCCGTTTCTCGCTTTCGGTTGCGGAGAACCGGCAGACGACCCGGGAACCGCGGCCGGTGAGGAGGCTTCCATGGACGAGGCCGAACTCGAACGGCGTGCCCGCGAGATCCACGAGAGCGTGCTCACGATCGACACGCACGACGACATCCCCTACAACTTCGCCACCCCGGAGGTGGATCCGCTCAACGCGGACCGCCAGGTAAATCTCGAGAAGATGCGGGCGGGCGGGCTCGACGTCGGTTTCTTCATCGTCTACGTGGGACAGACCGAGCGCACGCCGGAGAACTACGAGGCGGCGAAGCAGGGCGCGATCACGAAGTTCGAGGCGATCCACCGCATGGCCAACGAGATGTACCCGGAGCAGATCGGGCTCGCCCACACCGCCGACGACGCGGAGCGGATCCACGCCGAGGGCCGGCTCGTCGCCGCGATCGGGATCGAGAACGGGTACGTGATCGGGACGGATCTCTCCCTCCTCGAACGATACCACGAACTCGGCGCCCGCTACATCACCCTGGCGCACAACGGCAACAACGACATCGCCGACTCGGCGCAACCCAACTTCGCGTTCGGCGACACCCCGGAGGAAAACGGGGGCATCAGCGCCTTCGGCGAGGAGGTGATCGCCGAGATGAACCGGCTCGGAATCATGGTCGACGTTTCCCACATTTCGAAGGCGGCCAGCCTCGAGGCGATGGAGCTCTCCGAGGCTCCGGTCATCGCGTCGCACTCCGGCGCCCACGCGGTGAACGCCCATCCCCGCAACATGGACGACGAGCAGTTGTATGCCCTGCGCGAGAACGGCGGTGTGATCCAGGCCGTCGCCCTCGGGGCCTTCGTGAAATCGCCTCCGGAGGAGCAGCAGGCGGAGGTCACCGCGCTCCGGGAGTCGATCGGCTTCACGAGCTTCTCCCAGATGACGGACGAACAGCGCGTCGCCTTCCGCGAAGGGATGGCCGAGATCCGTTCGCGGTATCCGGCCGTGGACGTGGCGGACTTCGTCGACCACATCGACCACGCGGTCAACCTGATCGGCATCGATTACGTCGGGATCAGTTCGGACTTCGACGGCGGCGGCGGGATCGAGGGGTGGAGCGATGCCTCGGAGACGCTCAACGTCACGATCGAACTCGTGCGCCGAGGCTATTCCGAGGACGAGATCCGGCAGCTCTGGGGCGGGAACACGCTGCGCATCTGGCGCGCCGCCGAGGAAGTCGCCGCGGATCTGCAGCAGAGCGGGGGCTGA
- a CDS encoding LpqB family beta-propeller domain-containing protein encodes MYAWKAPRLLCMTLAALAALGCGDATGPEPPAAGEIVFTAIRERFMRVWVANADGTGQRPLTEEGETSLEPSWTPDGSRIVFTSWRDGNPDIFLMDADGSNARPVTRDSANDRSGRLSPDGTRVVFVSERTGDPDIWVIDVDGSNPVNLTRSPSSFDVDPDWSPDGARIVFASDRDGGRRFSLWTMRADGTGLARLPAEGGARSPSWSPDGSRIVFTSYRDIGDAEIYVMRADGSGQTNLSGRAGVDELPRWSPDGAYVLFSTKRDGNSEIYAMGADGSEPVNITRHPRWDAMAAWRP; translated from the coding sequence ATGTACGCCTGGAAGGCGCCCCGACTCCTTTGCATGACGCTGGCAGCGCTGGCGGCGCTCGGGTGCGGGGACGCCACGGGTCCCGAGCCGCCCGCGGCGGGCGAGATCGTCTTCACCGCGATCCGCGAGAGGTTCATGCGCGTCTGGGTGGCGAACGCGGATGGGACGGGACAGCGGCCGCTGACGGAGGAGGGGGAAACGAGCCTCGAGCCCAGCTGGACGCCGGACGGGTCGCGGATCGTGTTCACGAGCTGGCGCGACGGGAACCCCGACATCTTCCTCATGGACGCGGACGGCTCGAATGCGAGGCCGGTGACGCGGGACTCGGCGAACGACCGTTCCGGGCGCCTGTCCCCGGATGGGACGCGCGTGGTCTTCGTCTCCGAGCGCACGGGGGATCCGGACATCTGGGTGATCGACGTGGACGGATCGAATCCGGTCAACCTCACGCGGAGCCCGTCGTCCTTCGACGTGGACCCGGACTGGTCGCCCGATGGCGCGCGGATCGTCTTTGCCTCGGACCGCGACGGGGGCCGGCGGTTCTCGCTGTGGACGATGCGGGCCGATGGGACGGGGCTCGCGCGGCTCCCCGCCGAGGGCGGCGCGCGTTCCCCGTCCTGGTCGCCGGATGGATCGCGGATCGTCTTCACGTCCTACCGCGATATCGGGGACGCGGAGATCTACGTGATGCGGGCGGATGGCAGCGGCCAGACCAACCTCTCGGGACGCGCCGGAGTGGACGAACTGCCGCGCTGGTCGCCGGACGGCGCGTACGTGCTGTTCTCGACCAAGCGGGACGGGAACTCCGAGATTTACGCGATGGGCGCGGACGGATCGGAGCCGGTGAACATCACGCGCCACCCGCGCTGGGATGCCATGGCCGCATGGAGGCCGTAG
- a CDS encoding DoxX family membrane protein has product MKRWGLLLLRVSTGWLLVMWGLDKFVNVEHGQRVAESFYLGIGSQAVVQNVFGGLEILLGLFVVLGLWRKRAYPVAFVVLLITALAVWKSILDPWGWVLDGSQVLFYPSIIVLAGAMVLWGTMDQDELTLDARMG; this is encoded by the coding sequence ATGAAACGCTGGGGTCTGCTGCTGCTGAGAGTGAGCACGGGGTGGCTGCTGGTGATGTGGGGGCTCGACAAGTTCGTGAACGTGGAGCACGGCCAGCGCGTGGCCGAGAGCTTCTATCTCGGGATCGGGTCGCAGGCGGTCGTCCAGAACGTGTTCGGCGGTCTGGAGATCCTCCTCGGCCTTTTCGTGGTGCTGGGCCTGTGGAGGAAGCGGGCGTACCCGGTGGCGTTCGTCGTGCTCCTCATCACGGCGCTCGCGGTGTGGAAGTCGATCCTCGATCCGTGGGGCTGGGTCCTCGACGGATCGCAGGTCCTCTTCTATCCCTCGATCATCGTTCTCGCCGGCGCCATGGTCCTGTGGGGCACGATGGACCAGGACGAGTTGACGCTCGACGCCCGCATGGGCTGA
- a CDS encoding YncE family protein, giving the protein MRVRTLTAVVPLALAAAACGESPREPADADGPFRVGATIDVGAAPHGIRFSPDGDTAWVALSGEGRIAVVDLSESAVVARWEAGDAPLDLVRVDGGWLVSQFRDSTLIRLDDEGRIVPGAVWDVGAGPSLFTPGTVRGETWITTEFSDRLWTVDTREGTPRGFHATGDRPYPADVMWDGSYAFVPNLDAGSVSVIDLLNGEPDATVEACPGPPGGALTPDQVTYVVACGGSDEVAFINTASFAITGRVSEGIGPRPFSVVVSGDGRHALVNNAGGTTVSVVDLESRAGVQRLEVGEQPIVLRAHPDGERVFVANEISGTLVELAPAVAESSAPSDGEATLNEVVVLGMIHSGHETSEMFSLEIVRDLVREIDPDYWLTEIPPNRWDRAWAEFEATGTVEEPRVLRFPEYMEGLFPLSRELDFEVIPTAGWTEPMSDFRAAYLDAYSRDPDRAEGWAEYRAAAEASAEALAAGAGDDPRWIHTDAYDEAYDIRMRTYARLFDADLGPGGWDAINASHWAYIEDGLDRHRGEGVRFLLTYGAGHKGPFLRELRKRDDIVLLDVGPFLDRVAAAR; this is encoded by the coding sequence ATGCGCGTCAGGACGCTCACCGCGGTCGTCCCGCTGGCGCTGGCGGCGGCCGCGTGCGGCGAATCGCCGCGGGAGCCGGCCGACGCCGACGGGCCCTTCCGGGTCGGCGCGACGATCGATGTGGGAGCGGCTCCGCACGGCATCCGGTTCAGCCCGGACGGCGACACTGCCTGGGTGGCCCTGAGCGGCGAAGGCCGCATCGCGGTCGTGGACCTCTCGGAGTCCGCAGTTGTGGCGCGCTGGGAGGCCGGGGACGCGCCGCTCGACCTCGTCCGCGTCGACGGCGGCTGGCTGGTGAGCCAGTTCCGGGATTCGACGCTCATCCGGCTCGACGACGAGGGCCGGATCGTCCCCGGCGCCGTGTGGGACGTCGGGGCGGGTCCGTCGCTGTTCACGCCCGGGACCGTGCGCGGCGAGACCTGGATCACGACCGAGTTCTCCGACCGGTTGTGGACGGTGGACACCCGCGAGGGCACGCCGCGGGGGTTCCACGCCACCGGCGATCGCCCCTATCCGGCGGACGTGATGTGGGACGGCTCCTACGCCTTCGTCCCCAACCTGGATGCGGGGTCGGTCTCCGTCATCGACCTCCTGAACGGTGAACCGGACGCCACGGTCGAAGCGTGTCCCGGCCCGCCGGGGGGCGCGCTCACGCCCGACCAGGTCACATACGTCGTCGCCTGCGGCGGGTCCGACGAGGTGGCCTTCATCAACACCGCGTCCTTTGCGATCACGGGCCGCGTCTCGGAGGGCATCGGCCCCCGGCCGTTCTCGGTCGTCGTGTCTGGAGATGGTCGCCACGCGCTGGTCAACAACGCGGGCGGGACCACGGTCTCCGTCGTCGACCTCGAATCCCGCGCGGGCGTGCAGCGGTTGGAGGTCGGCGAACAACCCATCGTCCTCCGCGCGCACCCGGACGGCGAACGCGTGTTCGTGGCGAACGAGATCTCGGGCACGCTCGTCGAACTGGCGCCGGCCGTGGCGGAATCGTCCGCTCCCTCCGACGGGGAGGCGACGCTGAACGAGGTCGTCGTGCTCGGGATGATCCACTCGGGCCACGAGACCAGCGAGATGTTCAGTCTGGAGATCGTGAGAGACCTGGTGCGGGAGATCGATCCGGACTACTGGCTGACGGAGATCCCGCCCAACCGCTGGGACCGGGCATGGGCCGAGTTCGAAGCCACCGGGACGGTCGAAGAGCCCCGGGTCCTCCGCTTCCCCGAGTACATGGAGGGGCTCTTCCCCCTCTCCCGCGAGCTGGACTTCGAGGTCATTCCCACGGCGGGGTGGACGGAGCCGATGTCGGACTTCCGGGCCGCGTATCTCGACGCCTATTCGCGGGATCCGGACCGGGCCGAGGGCTGGGCGGAGTACCGGGCGGCAGCGGAGGCTTCAGCCGAGGCGCTCGCCGCGGGCGCGGGGGACGACCCGCGCTGGATCCACACCGATGCCTACGACGAGGCCTACGACATCCGCATGCGGACGTACGCCCGCCTGTTCGACGCGGATCTGGGCCCCGGAGGGTGGGACGCGATCAACGCCTCGCACTGGGCGTACATCGAGGATGGGCTGGACCGGCATCGAGGCGAGGGCGTCCGGTTCCTCCTCACCTACGGAGCGGGACACAAGGGGCCGTTCCTGCGCGAACTCCGGAAGCGCGACGACATCGTGCTCCTGGACGTGGGGCCGTTCCTCGACCGGGTGGCTGCGGCCCGCTAG
- a CDS encoding inorganic phosphate transporter, whose product MFETIALLLILGLATFDLWVGVANDAVNFLNSAFGSRVARRRLIMIIATIGILLGAFTSSGLMEVARRGVFDPGFFTDVDGTIILTSILALYLGVMAADVLLLDLFNTFGLPTSTTVSIVSELVGASIAVALWTTAGGFREALAVINTGPVLGIYTAIFLSVITAFVSAAGIMWLVRILYGFDLKESFPRWGWLWTGVSFSAMAYFVLFKGLQGAALLGEGTMTMLREQIFLILAGVFVLSSMFALALRRRPRTVVGVIVLTGTGALSMAFAGNDLVNFIGPSVAAFQAVLVEGVDLSGRVPTPPWALLAAGIIMAVALIRSRKARRVTDTEIRLAAQSHTPQRFRDSKLGTSIATWGYSGFLFAKRLTPRRIREHIEVQTAPPPPDPQDPPYDLLRASVNLTVAAMLISIGTANKLPLSTTYITFMAAMGASFGDRTWTTIDGGQRVTGIMVVLGGWLLTGLIAAGVAFTMASLIVLTGAAGLPIVAVLVAVGMWRLGRVHRPEPEHG is encoded by the coding sequence TTGTTCGAAACGATTGCTCTGCTTCTGATCCTCGGGCTCGCGACCTTCGACCTCTGGGTCGGGGTCGCGAACGATGCGGTGAACTTCCTGAACTCGGCGTTCGGGTCCCGGGTGGCGCGGCGGCGCCTCATCATGATCATCGCCACGATCGGGATCCTGCTCGGCGCGTTCACGTCGAGCGGCCTCATGGAGGTGGCGCGGCGCGGCGTGTTCGATCCCGGCTTCTTCACCGACGTGGACGGGACGATCATCCTGACCTCGATCCTCGCGCTCTACCTCGGCGTCATGGCGGCGGACGTCCTTCTCCTGGACCTGTTCAACACCTTCGGGCTGCCGACGAGCACGACGGTGTCGATCGTGTCGGAACTCGTGGGCGCCTCGATCGCGGTCGCCCTCTGGACCACGGCGGGCGGCTTCCGCGAGGCGCTGGCAGTCATCAACACCGGGCCGGTGCTCGGCATCTACACCGCCATCTTCCTCTCCGTGATCACCGCCTTCGTGAGCGCGGCCGGGATCATGTGGCTGGTCCGGATCCTGTACGGATTCGATCTGAAGGAGAGCTTTCCGCGCTGGGGCTGGCTCTGGACCGGCGTCTCGTTCTCGGCGATGGCCTATTTCGTGCTGTTCAAGGGCCTGCAGGGCGCCGCGCTTCTCGGTGAGGGGACGATGACGATGCTGCGCGAGCAGATCTTCCTGATCCTCGCCGGCGTGTTCGTCCTGTCGAGCATGTTTGCGCTCGCGCTGCGGCGGCGGCCCAGGACGGTGGTCGGCGTCATCGTCCTCACCGGCACGGGCGCGCTGTCCATGGCGTTCGCCGGAAACGACCTCGTCAACTTCATCGGTCCGTCGGTCGCGGCCTTCCAGGCGGTGCTCGTGGAAGGCGTCGACCTCTCCGGCCGGGTGCCGACGCCGCCGTGGGCGCTGCTGGCGGCGGGCATCATCATGGCCGTGGCGCTCATCAGGTCGCGGAAGGCGCGTCGCGTGACGGACACGGAGATCCGGCTCGCTGCGCAGAGCCACACGCCGCAGCGCTTCCGCGACAGCAAGCTGGGTACGTCGATCGCGACGTGGGGGTACTCCGGCTTCCTCTTCGCCAAGCGCCTCACGCCGCGCAGGATCCGGGAGCATATCGAGGTGCAGACCGCGCCGCCCCCGCCGGACCCGCAGGATCCTCCGTACGACCTGCTGCGCGCCAGTGTGAATCTGACCGTCGCAGCGATGCTCATCTCCATCGGCACGGCGAACAAGCTGCCCCTGTCGACGACGTACATCACGTTCATGGCCGCGATGGGCGCATCCTTCGGGGACCGGACGTGGACGACCATCGACGGCGGTCAGCGCGTGACGGGCATCATGGTGGTGCTCGGCGGCTGGCTCCTCACGGGCCTCATCGCCGCCGGGGTCGCCTTCACGATGGCCTCGCTGATCGTCCTCACGGGGGCGGCCGGCCTGCCGATCGTCGCCGTGCTGGTCGCCGTCGGCATGTGGCGGCTCGGAAGGGTCCACCGGCCCGAGCCGGAGCACGGCTGA
- a CDS encoding thioredoxin family protein, giving the protein MAVGSRGRTAGAERGEARRAWPMLAVVWAAVAGSVLPGPGAAQLPQQAALDLEKGDVEVALDRTAYLAGEPAELAVRLTIEDGWHANSNQPTYDYLIPTSVDLELPPDWPEAALRYPPGEMKTFSFAPTAISVYEGEVFVRGSLATPAAAAAGTYPIRANVTYQACDDKMCLPQVTTPATVGLTVGTGGEAASPEFFAADAGAGTGGGAQIGGAGRGFLWFVLLGFLGGLILNAMPCVLPVLSLKVFGLMKSAEGGRRALTTGSLATAAGIVLSFLLLAGAAIGARAAGVAVGWGIQFQEPLFVGALAVVILLFTLNMWGLFEIHLPGTLAKVGSSGPSEGLAGHLVTGFFATLMATPCSAPFLGTALGFALTQDSITTAAMFGAIGTGMASPYLLLAAFPAAGRVLPRPGPWMATFRVVMGFLLAATLVWLLFVMSGLVSAPRVAFFEIGLLAVALAIWLASRSQRGRPGRRLAGVAAAALTVMAVSTVAAGRSEAGPSRIGVAPEDRLIAWQPFDRERAEELAAEGTYVFVDVTADWCFTCKVNETLFLETEEVAGAFERYGVIAMRADWTRRDESIGRYLADFGRYGIPFYVLYRPGGQPHVFSELISKSAILDLLGD; this is encoded by the coding sequence ATGGCGGTCGGTTCGAGAGGCAGGACAGCAGGCGCGGAACGCGGCGAAGCTCGGCGCGCCTGGCCGATGCTCGCGGTCGTGTGGGCCGCGGTCGCGGGATCCGTCCTCCCGGGCCCGGGCGCGGCACAGCTTCCTCAACAGGCGGCGCTGGACCTCGAGAAGGGAGATGTCGAGGTCGCCCTCGACCGCACCGCCTACCTCGCCGGCGAGCCCGCAGAACTCGCGGTGCGCCTCACCATCGAGGACGGCTGGCACGCCAACAGCAACCAGCCGACGTACGACTACTTGATCCCGACCAGTGTCGATCTCGAGTTGCCACCGGACTGGCCGGAGGCGGCGCTCCGGTATCCGCCCGGGGAGATGAAGACGTTCAGCTTCGCACCCACTGCGATATCGGTGTACGAGGGCGAGGTGTTCGTCCGGGGTTCCCTGGCAACGCCAGCCGCCGCGGCTGCGGGCACGTACCCCATCCGGGCAAACGTCACGTACCAGGCGTGCGATGACAAAATGTGCCTCCCGCAGGTCACCACGCCGGCGACCGTGGGACTCACCGTCGGGACGGGCGGCGAGGCTGCCAGTCCGGAGTTTTTTGCGGCTGATGCCGGCGCCGGGACGGGCGGCGGCGCGCAGATCGGCGGCGCGGGGCGCGGCTTCCTCTGGTTCGTGCTCCTGGGTTTCCTTGGTGGATTGATTCTCAACGCCATGCCGTGCGTCCTTCCCGTGCTCTCGCTGAAGGTGTTCGGGCTGATGAAGAGCGCGGAGGGGGGCCGGCGCGCGCTCACGACCGGGAGCCTCGCCACGGCGGCCGGGATCGTCCTCTCCTTCCTGCTGCTGGCGGGGGCGGCGATCGGGGCGCGCGCGGCCGGCGTCGCGGTGGGCTGGGGCATCCAGTTCCAGGAACCGCTGTTCGTCGGCGCGCTCGCGGTCGTGATCCTGCTCTTCACGCTCAACATGTGGGGCCTGTTCGAGATCCACCTCCCGGGGACGCTGGCGAAGGTGGGCTCGTCGGGTCCGTCCGAAGGGCTCGCGGGGCACCTGGTGACCGGTTTCTTCGCCACGCTGATGGCGACGCCCTGCTCCGCCCCCTTCCTGGGGACCGCGCTCGGCTTCGCGCTCACGCAGGATTCGATCACGACGGCGGCGATGTTCGGCGCGATCGGCACCGGGATGGCCTCTCCGTACCTGCTCCTCGCGGCGTTCCCGGCGGCGGGGCGCGTGCTGCCGCGGCCGGGGCCGTGGATGGCGACCTTCCGCGTGGTGATGGGGTTCCTGCTCGCGGCGACACTCGTGTGGCTTCTCTTCGTCATGTCGGGGCTGGTGTCGGCGCCGCGCGTCGCCTTCTTCGAGATCGGGCTGCTGGCCGTGGCCCTCGCGATCTGGCTCGCCAGCCGGTCGCAGCGCGGTCGGCCCGGGCGCCGGCTTGCCGGGGTCGCCGCGGCGGCGCTGACGGTCATGGCCGTCTCCACGGTGGCCGCGGGGCGGTCCGAAGCGGGGCCCTCCAGGATCGGCGTCGCGCCGGAGGATCGCCTCATCGCGTGGCAACCCTTCGACCGCGAGCGGGCCGAGGAACTCGCGGCGGAGGGCACCTACGTGTTCGTCGACGTGACGGCCGACTGGTGCTTCACCTGTAAGGTCAACGAGACGCTCTTCCTGGAGACCGAGGAGGTGGCCGGCGCGTTCGAGCGGTACGGCGTCATCGCCATGCGGGCGGACTGGACGCGGCGCGACGAGTCGATCGGCCGCTACCTGGCCGACTTCGGCCGCTACGGCATCCCCTTCTATGTGCTCTATCGGCCGGGTGGGCAGCCGCACGTCTTCTCCGAGCTGATCTCGAAGTCCGCGATCCTGGATCTGCTCGGCGACTAG